The proteins below come from a single Rhizobium rhizoryzae genomic window:
- a CDS encoding ABC transporter ATP-binding protein codes for MTGITAGPTTGKALSLETVGMTMRFGSFTALDDVSIKVKAGSFHALLGENGAGKSTLVKCIMGFYRQTSGQLMVEDREVSVASPKDAAALGLGMVYQHFTLVPSLTGAENLVISRNDVPGVISWKMEREALDAFIQTMPFRIPLDRPVRELAAGEKQKLEIIRQLYLGRRFLILDEPTSVLTPAEADDMLGLVRGMTQQGDLSVLMISHKFHEVMKFADAVSVLRRGKHIGSGSTSELNPHDMAAMMIGNVKLAELDSRLPIKNDARTVLELKDLRAKDRSGLKTIEVEALGIKAGEIVGIAGISGNGQKELAETLAGQRKAETGEILVEAKPYQATRKESRQFRVRFIPEEPLQNACAPKMSVMENLSLRSFDIDPSGKPRFFLDRAAMRAKADALIAAFKVKTASPSSPIASLSGGNVQRAVLARELTGEVDLLIVSNPCFGLDFSAVAEIRARIMKARNSGTAVLLFSEDLDELMEMSDRILVMSDGKLVYETPARGADISIIGSHMAGHG; via the coding sequence ATGACAGGCATCACGGCAGGCCCCACAACAGGCAAGGCACTCTCGCTGGAAACGGTTGGCATGACCATGCGTTTCGGCTCCTTCACGGCGCTGGATGATGTCTCCATCAAGGTCAAGGCAGGCTCGTTTCACGCACTTCTGGGGGAGAATGGCGCGGGCAAATCCACGCTCGTCAAATGCATCATGGGTTTCTATCGCCAGACAAGCGGCCAATTGATGGTGGAGGATCGCGAGGTCTCGGTTGCTTCGCCGAAGGATGCCGCAGCTCTCGGCCTCGGCATGGTCTACCAGCATTTCACGCTGGTGCCGTCGCTGACAGGTGCGGAAAATCTCGTCATCAGCCGCAATGATGTTCCCGGCGTCATCTCCTGGAAAATGGAGCGTGAGGCGCTGGATGCCTTCATCCAGACCATGCCGTTTCGCATTCCGCTGGATCGTCCGGTACGGGAGCTGGCGGCAGGTGAAAAGCAGAAGCTGGAGATTATTCGCCAGCTTTATCTCGGTCGCCGCTTTCTGATCCTGGATGAGCCGACCTCCGTTCTCACACCTGCCGAAGCGGATGATATGCTGGGCCTTGTGCGCGGCATGACGCAGCAGGGGGATTTGAGCGTTCTCATGATCTCCCACAAGTTCCACGAGGTTATGAAGTTTGCCGATGCGGTATCGGTGTTGAGACGCGGCAAACATATCGGCAGCGGCAGCACTTCCGAGCTTAACCCGCATGATATGGCCGCCATGATGATCGGGAATGTGAAGCTTGCCGAGCTGGATAGCCGCCTGCCGATCAAGAATGACGCCCGCACCGTTCTCGAACTGAAGGACTTGCGCGCGAAAGACCGCAGTGGCCTGAAGACCATCGAGGTGGAAGCGCTCGGCATCAAGGCGGGAGAGATTGTCGGCATCGCCGGGATTTCCGGTAACGGGCAGAAGGAGCTTGCCGAGACGCTGGCCGGTCAGCGCAAGGCAGAAACCGGTGAAATTCTGGTGGAGGCAAAGCCTTATCAGGCCACACGTAAGGAGTCTCGCCAGTTTCGAGTCCGCTTCATTCCCGAAGAGCCGTTGCAGAACGCCTGCGCGCCGAAAATGTCGGTCATGGAAAATCTCTCGCTGCGCAGCTTCGATATCGATCCGTCAGGCAAGCCCCGCTTTTTTCTCGATCGCGCCGCCATGCGTGCAAAAGCCGACGCGCTGATTGCTGCCTTCAAGGTCAAGACCGCCTCGCCATCCTCTCCCATTGCCTCTCTATCAGGTGGCAATGTGCAGCGGGCCGTGCTGGCCCGCGAACTCACAGGCGAAGTCGATCTGCTGATTGTCTCCAATCCCTGTTTTGGACTGGACTTCTCGGCGGTGGCCGAAATTCGGGCCCGCATCATGAAAGCGCGCAATAGCGGCACGGCGGTTCTGCTGTTCTCGGAAGATCTGGATGAGTTGATGGAAATGTCGGACCGCATTCTGGTGATGTCGGATGGCAAGCTCGTCTACGAGACGCCGGCACGCGGCGCAGATATCTCCATCATCGGTTCCCACATGGCAGGACATGGCTGA
- a CDS encoding ABC transporter permease, whose protein sequence is MTTVPSPATPLARLRRPGLAVSLSIAALSIVILMAIFGPLIFGLGNDLNPTMRLKPPSALAWFGTDNLGRDVFVRTISGARNSVTVGVSTAIVVLAIGGTLGVVAGYFNWVDRIVMRLADGLMAIPGILLAIALVSVLGGGLVTVIIAISVPEIPRTARLMRSVVLSIRELPFITAAISVGSSTPKILLQHIVPNAIGMLSVQATYVCAAAILSEAALSFLGVGTPPDVPSWGNVIASGKEYFRLAPWIIAFPGLLLSIMVLSINILGDRLRDRFDPRLAARRAS, encoded by the coding sequence ATGACGACCGTCCCTTCTCCGGCTACTCCACTGGCCAGATTGCGGCGCCCGGGTCTGGCCGTGTCGCTCAGCATCGCCGCCCTTTCGATCGTCATCCTGATGGCAATTTTCGGACCGCTCATCTTCGGGCTTGGCAATGACCTCAATCCGACCATGCGCCTCAAGCCGCCAAGCGCGCTGGCATGGTTCGGCACCGACAATCTGGGCCGCGATGTCTTCGTCAGAACCATTTCCGGCGCCCGGAATTCGGTCACCGTCGGCGTGTCGACCGCAATCGTGGTGCTTGCCATCGGCGGAACGCTCGGCGTCGTCGCAGGCTATTTCAACTGGGTCGATCGCATCGTCATGCGGCTTGCCGACGGCCTGATGGCCATTCCGGGTATCCTGCTGGCAATCGCTCTCGTATCGGTGCTGGGCGGTGGTCTCGTCACCGTCATCATTGCCATATCTGTTCCGGAAATTCCGCGCACTGCGCGGCTTATGCGAAGCGTGGTGCTGAGCATCCGCGAGCTTCCCTTCATCACTGCGGCGATCTCCGTCGGTTCCTCCACACCGAAGATCCTGCTGCAACACATCGTTCCCAATGCCATCGGCATGCTGAGCGTACAGGCGACCTATGTGTGCGCAGCCGCCATTCTCTCGGAAGCGGCACTGAGCTTCCTGGGTGTCGGCACACCGCCGGACGTTCCAAGCTGGGGCAATGTGATTGCCAGCGGCAAGGAATACTTCCGCCTCGCGCCGTGGATCATCGCATTTCCGGGCCTGCTTCTCTCCATCATGGTCCTCTCCATCAACATTCTGGGTGACCGCCTGCGTGACCGGTTTGACCCGCGCCTGGCGGCAAGGAGGGCCTCATGA
- a CDS encoding cupin domain-containing protein produces MAETIRSGFHAGGWKELAFEAFREGVTIHWIRRFEGEAPGVALLKYEAGASVPRHLHVGLETILVLEGSQSDETGRYPTGSFIVNAPGSEHSVWSEDGCVVLIQWDRPVQILN; encoded by the coding sequence ATGGCTGAAACCATACGGTCGGGCTTTCATGCCGGTGGTTGGAAGGAACTGGCGTTTGAAGCGTTCCGCGAGGGCGTGACAATCCACTGGATCAGGCGTTTCGAGGGTGAGGCGCCGGGTGTCGCACTCTTGAAGTATGAAGCTGGAGCATCTGTGCCGCGCCACCTTCACGTTGGGCTTGAAACCATTCTCGTGCTGGAGGGCAGCCAGTCCGACGAGACGGGCCGGTATCCCACGGGTTCCTTCATCGTGAATGCACCTGGTAGCGAACATTCTGTCTGGAGCGAGGATGGCTGCGTGGTGCTGATCCAGTGGGACAGACCCGTCCAAATCCTCAATTAG
- a CDS encoding ABC transporter substrate-binding protein yields the protein MISKALKTLTAATVLSLGMLAAAQAESVLRIRDVGDIQQMDPLLSTNYPMRDMSYLLWDTLFAMDANFEVKPQMVDKYSMSADGKVYDFTLRDKLVFHDGAPVTSADVIASVNRWMTKDSLGQEIAKRLDKIEATGTNSLRITLKEPFAQLLNGLGRMTAYPLFIMPERIAKTPIGEKLPALVGSGPFKLVEWQPGVKFVVEKFKDYVPRSEPASNLAGGKVVKVDRIERITIPDDTSAVNALLAGEIDFVTEVPYDQLSIIESDKNFVVASKPLLGKSLQIVLNHTQPPLNNIKVRQAVQLALNQQDFMSTLLGDRKDLYKLCAAIFMCDAPYATDINSDRYMKPSVEKAKALLKEAGYDGTPITFLHPTDQLFQRDMGTVLVQALRKAGFTVDDRQIDLATMFSRRNNKGTPAEGGWNMFLTAFGGDAMMDPLTNPYVTGACEKAFVGWPCDQDLQARWKSFLLADGQAARKDAAVKIQERANEIVTFIPMGQYYGVSGWSKSVSGMISSPLHLYWNIEKKQ from the coding sequence ATGATATCGAAGGCCTTGAAAACGTTAACGGCAGCGACAGTCCTGTCGCTCGGCATGCTGGCGGCAGCGCAGGCGGAAAGCGTCCTGCGTATTCGCGATGTGGGCGATATCCAGCAGATGGACCCGTTGCTGAGCACGAATTACCCGATGCGCGACATGTCCTATCTGCTTTGGGACACCCTGTTTGCGATGGACGCCAATTTCGAGGTCAAGCCTCAGATGGTGGACAAGTATTCGATGAGTGCGGACGGCAAGGTCTATGATTTCACCTTGCGCGACAAGCTGGTTTTCCACGATGGCGCACCGGTCACCTCGGCAGACGTAATTGCCTCCGTCAATCGCTGGATGACCAAGGATAGCCTTGGCCAGGAAATCGCCAAGCGTCTGGACAAGATTGAAGCAACGGGCACCAACTCCCTCCGCATCACGCTGAAGGAGCCCTTTGCCCAGCTTCTGAACGGGCTTGGCCGCATGACGGCCTATCCGCTCTTCATCATGCCGGAGCGAATTGCCAAGACACCCATTGGCGAGAAACTGCCGGCACTCGTGGGCTCTGGTCCCTTCAAGCTTGTGGAATGGCAGCCCGGCGTAAAATTCGTCGTCGAGAAATTCAAGGACTATGTGCCGCGTAGCGAACCGGCCAGCAATCTGGCGGGCGGCAAGGTCGTAAAGGTCGATCGCATCGAGCGTATCACGATCCCGGACGACACGAGCGCGGTCAACGCACTCCTGGCCGGAGAGATCGACTTCGTCACCGAGGTCCCCTACGATCAGCTCTCCATCATCGAATCCGACAAGAACTTTGTTGTGGCGTCCAAGCCGCTGCTTGGCAAGAGCCTGCAGATCGTGCTGAACCACACGCAGCCGCCGCTCAACAACATCAAGGTTCGCCAGGCTGTGCAGCTTGCCTTGAACCAGCAGGATTTCATGTCGACACTGCTGGGAGACCGCAAGGATCTCTATAAGCTGTGTGCGGCCATCTTCATGTGCGATGCGCCCTATGCGACCGATATCAACAGCGATCGCTACATGAAGCCAAGCGTCGAAAAGGCCAAGGCGCTTCTAAAAGAGGCTGGCTATGACGGCACGCCGATCACCTTCCTGCATCCGACCGACCAGCTGTTCCAGCGAGACATGGGAACGGTTCTCGTTCAGGCGCTGCGCAAGGCAGGGTTTACCGTAGACGACCGCCAGATCGATCTGGCCACCATGTTCTCGCGCCGCAACAACAAAGGTACCCCGGCCGAGGGTGGCTGGAACATGTTCCTGACCGCATTCGGCGGTGACGCCATGATGGACCCGTTGACCAATCCTTATGTGACCGGCGCCTGCGAGAAGGCATTCGTCGGCTGGCCCTGCGACCAGGATCTGCAGGCGCGCTGGAAGTCCTTCCTGCTGGCTGATGGTCAGGCCGCGCGCAAGGATGCGGCGGTCAAGATCCAGGAGCGAGCAAACGAGATCGTCACCTTCATTCCGATGGGGCAGTATTACGGTGTCTCAGGCTGGAGCAAATCGGTTTCCGGCATGATCTCGAGCCCGCTGCATCTCTACTGGAACATTGAGAAGAAGCAGTGA
- a CDS encoding ABC transporter permease, which produces MSNFVVRRLLSVIPIAFIVLITVFLLLHIGPGDPAALIAGENATRDQIEAIRERLFLDRPLLEQLFLYLSNVARFDLGQSVYSGFPVVQLILQRVEPTAMLAVSTLTLSVLIAVPMGVWGAWRAGSAIDTFLIVASVIGFSVPVFVIGYVLVDLFALRAGWLPVQGYKPLSTGLWNCLRSITLPSITLSFLFSALVARITRATMLEVLAEDYIRTARAKGAGNGRILMVHALKNIGVPVVTVVGTSFAALLGGVVITESVFNIPGMGRLTVDAILTRDYPVVQGVLIVFSFVLIAVNLLVDLSYALFDPRVRQ; this is translated from the coding sequence ATGTCCAATTTCGTCGTCCGGCGGCTTCTGTCGGTCATTCCGATCGCGTTCATCGTTCTGATCACCGTCTTCCTGCTGCTGCATATCGGACCGGGCGATCCGGCCGCGCTGATTGCGGGCGAGAATGCAACGCGAGACCAGATCGAGGCCATCCGCGAACGCCTTTTCCTTGACAGGCCGCTGCTGGAGCAGCTCTTCCTTTACCTGTCGAACGTTGCCCGCTTCGATCTTGGACAATCCGTCTATTCCGGTTTTCCGGTGGTGCAGCTCATTCTTCAACGTGTCGAACCAACGGCAATGCTGGCCGTATCGACGCTGACGCTGTCCGTCCTGATCGCCGTTCCCATGGGCGTCTGGGGCGCATGGCGCGCCGGTTCTGCCATCGATACCTTCCTCATCGTCGCTTCGGTCATCGGCTTTTCAGTCCCGGTCTTCGTGATCGGCTATGTGCTGGTGGACCTGTTTGCACTGCGTGCCGGATGGCTGCCGGTACAGGGCTACAAGCCGCTTTCCACCGGCCTATGGAACTGTCTGCGCAGCATCACGCTGCCATCCATCACGCTATCCTTTCTGTTCTCGGCCCTGGTCGCGCGCATCACCCGCGCCACCATGCTGGAGGTGCTGGCGGAGGATTATATTCGCACTGCCCGGGCCAAGGGCGCCGGCAATGGCCGCATTCTGATGGTTCACGCTCTCAAGAACATTGGCGTGCCCGTGGTGACCGTGGTCGGAACCAGCTTTGCAGCGCTGCTCGGCGGCGTCGTCATCACGGAATCCGTGTTCAACATTCCCGGCATGGGCCGGTTGACGGTCGATGCCATCCTGACCCGCGATTATCCCGTCGTGCAGGGTGTGCTGATCGTGTTTTCCTTCGTGCTGATCGCGGTCAATCTGCTGGTCGATCTTTCCTATGCTCTCTTTGATCCACGGGTGCGCCAATGA
- a CDS encoding cysteine hydrolase family protein gives MPTIKALPFDFRFEPASTALIVIDMQRDFIEPGGFGETLGNDVSRVSVIVPDVKRLIEGCRREGLTVIHTMECHRPDLSDLPDAKRNRGNPTLRIGDAGPMGRILIAGEAGTEIVTELAPLPGEIVIEKPGKGAFYATGLSQVLAERGITHLIFAGVTTEVCVQTTMREANDRGFNCLLVEEATASYFPEFKQAALEMIRAQGGIVGWTAHLADFLEGVNHG, from the coding sequence ATGCCCACAATCAAGGCGCTTCCCTTCGACTTCCGTTTCGAACCGGCGTCCACGGCGCTGATCGTCATCGACATGCAGCGGGATTTCATTGAGCCGGGCGGCTTTGGCGAAACGCTGGGCAATGATGTGAGCCGCGTTTCGGTCATCGTGCCCGATGTGAAACGGTTGATAGAAGGCTGCCGCAGGGAAGGACTCACCGTCATTCACACCATGGAATGTCACAGGCCCGATCTTTCGGATTTGCCGGACGCCAAGCGAAACCGGGGGAACCCAACCTTGCGGATTGGCGATGCGGGGCCGATGGGCCGCATTCTCATTGCAGGCGAGGCGGGCACTGAAATCGTGACGGAGCTTGCGCCGCTACCGGGTGAGATCGTCATCGAAAAGCCGGGCAAGGGAGCCTTCTATGCCACTGGTCTTTCGCAGGTTTTGGCGGAAAGGGGCATCACGCACCTCATCTTTGCAGGTGTCACCACGGAGGTTTGTGTGCAGACGACCATGCGCGAAGCCAATGACCGCGGCTTCAACTGCCTGCTCGTGGAGGAGGCGACCGCCAGCTACTTCCCAGAGTTCAAGCAGGCTGCGTTGGAAATGATCCGCGCTCAGGGCGGCATCGTCGGTTGGACCGCCCACCTCGCAGATTTCCTGGAAGGAGTGAACCATGGCTGA
- a CDS encoding GntR family transcriptional regulator: MRSNGTPSLRDQIEEAIVSGTYRPGDRLEEQSLAEQYGVSRTPVREALRQLQEAGLVDIKPRRGAAVTIVGPSELIHMFEVMGGLEAMAGRLASRRLDEASRKELLDSHEACRAAVNQGSDAYYYENERFHMAIYKASGNPFLEEQARALHRRLKPYRRIQLRSLNRIEQSFAEHDRIVTAIVNGNSNEAEQALWDHITIQADRFHDFLAGLSREG, translated from the coding sequence ATGAGATCCAATGGCACCCCGTCGCTTCGTGACCAGATTGAGGAAGCCATCGTGTCGGGTACCTATCGGCCCGGCGATCGGCTGGAGGAGCAGAGCCTTGCTGAACAGTATGGTGTTTCCCGCACCCCTGTGCGGGAGGCTCTGCGCCAGTTGCAGGAGGCTGGCCTGGTGGACATCAAGCCGCGCCGGGGAGCGGCGGTCACCATCGTCGGCCCATCTGAGCTGATCCACATGTTCGAGGTCATGGGAGGATTGGAAGCCATGGCGGGACGTCTCGCCTCCCGCCGGTTGGACGAGGCTTCAAGGAAGGAACTGCTGGACTCGCACGAAGCATGCCGGGCTGCCGTCAACCAGGGGTCAGATGCCTATTATTACGAGAACGAGCGCTTCCACATGGCCATCTACAAGGCCAGCGGAAATCCGTTTCTGGAGGAACAGGCCCGCGCACTTCATCGTCGATTGAAGCCCTATCGCCGCATCCAGCTACGCTCGCTCAATCGAATTGAGCAGTCGTTTGCCGAGCACGACAGGATTGTCACCGCTATTGTCAACGGCAATTCAAATGAAGCCGAACAGGCGCTTTGGGATCACATCACGATCCAAGCGGATCGTTTTCACGACTTTCTGGCGGGTTTATCACGCGAAGGATAG
- a CDS encoding FecR domain-containing protein: MVRLLLVVLLAFLFASPGKAAEDWQVAMATRQVNFTVDKTNWLPVRAGDTIPNKAWISTGPKGRVQLTRGQESVTFQPNTMAGITTSGFFETTTEVFQQSGTLDLEIEKRARPHTTVQTPYLAAVVKGTSFRVSVGKKSAKVSVEHGLVHVKAFATGQETNVGPRQSAAVDRDKGMSVAGAASAPSVSVGEPSSARVRAAGATALEGASQANNAPASIGNNASSTGSAASSSTGSGSGSGNSSGKQSGDRNENSAIGGGNGGNSGGNGGGNGGGNGGSNNGGGNGGGNGGGNGGGNGGGNGGGSGGSNGGGNGGGNGGGNGGGNGGGNGGGNGGGNGGGNGGGNGGGNGGGNGGGNGGGNGGGNGGGNGGGNGGGNGGGNGGGNGGGNGGGNGGGNGGGNGGGNGGGNGGGNGGGNGGGNGGGNGGGNGGGNGGGNGGGNGGGNGGGNGGGNGGGNGK; the protein is encoded by the coding sequence ATGGTTCGTCTGTTGCTTGTCGTTTTGCTGGCGTTTCTTTTCGCCTCGCCCGGAAAAGCTGCCGAAGATTGGCAGGTTGCCATGGCAACGCGTCAGGTCAACTTCACGGTCGACAAGACGAACTGGTTACCGGTGCGCGCCGGCGACACCATTCCCAACAAGGCTTGGATTTCCACCGGTCCGAAAGGACGGGTCCAACTGACACGCGGACAGGAAAGCGTCACCTTCCAGCCCAATACAATGGCTGGTATAACAACATCCGGCTTTTTCGAAACGACGACGGAAGTCTTCCAGCAAAGCGGAACGCTCGATCTGGAAATCGAGAAACGCGCACGCCCGCATACAACGGTCCAGACTCCGTATCTTGCCGCCGTGGTCAAGGGCACCAGCTTCCGGGTTTCCGTCGGCAAGAAGTCGGCGAAGGTCTCGGTCGAGCATGGGCTGGTCCATGTCAAGGCGTTCGCGACGGGCCAGGAAACCAATGTGGGTCCACGCCAGAGCGCAGCGGTTGATAGGGATAAAGGCATGAGCGTTGCTGGCGCGGCCTCGGCACCTTCTGTTTCCGTCGGCGAACCATCGTCCGCAAGAGTGCGGGCAGCTGGCGCCACAGCGCTTGAAGGGGCGTCCCAGGCAAACAATGCCCCAGCAAGCATCGGCAACAATGCATCCTCCACCGGCAGTGCAGCCTCAAGTTCGACGGGCAGCGGTTCAGGCAGTGGAAACAGCTCGGGCAAGCAGAGCGGCGACCGAAACGAGAATAGCGCCATCGGCGGCGGAAACGGTGGCAACAGCGGCGGCAACGGCGGCGGTAACGGCGGCGGCAACGGCGGCAGCAACAACGGTGGCGGCAACGGTGGCGGTAACGGCGGCGGCAACGGCGGTGGGAACGGTGGCGGCAATGGCGGCGGTAGCGGCGGTAGTAACGGCGGCGGCAATGGCGGTGGCAATGGCGGTGGCAACGGCGGCGGCAATGGCGGCGGCAATGGCGGCGGTAACGGCGGTGGGAACGGCGGCGGTAACGGCGGTGGGAACGGCGGCGGCAACGGTGGCGGCAATGGCGGCGGTAACGGTGGCGGCAATGGCGGCGGTAACGGCGGTGGCAACGGCGGTGGCAATGGCGGTGGCAACGGTGGCGGCAATGGCGGCGGCAACGGCGGCGGCAATGGTGGCGGCAATGGCGGCGGCAATGGTGGCGGCAATGGCGGCGGCAATGGCGGTGGGAACGGCGGCGGCAACGGCGGCGGCAACGGTGGCGGCAATGGTGGCGGCAATGGCGGCGGCAATGGCGGTGGGAACGGCGGCGGCAACGGCGGCGGCAACGGTGGCGGCAATGGCGGCGGCAATGGCGGCGGTAACGGCGGTGGGAACGGTAAGTAG
- a CDS encoding EAL domain-containing protein, translating to MTTGRLRSVLSYIPRIGLIMLMLLIPVGAFRPVTGLVDQLLSDLRFSLLQRNASQQVVFLAIDKESLDKVGVWPWPRSVYADILTVLSQSDPKDIFFDIDFSTPSAPQEDGKLAEALENAGGGVILPIFKQHAKAAETSTVELTRPIDQFGKVAWPAFANVELDDAGLVSHFSTSDQADGLRVQSVAAALASYSGRDGVFPIDFSIRPSTVPTYSVSDLLSGKVPPSRLDGKTVVIGAYATELKDIYPVPVHGALAGPLIHILATETILQNRLLTAPDQHGAELFLAAMVVVLALAARRASVLVALAAAGLAVLGVEAAAFWVQQSGRMYLETGQIWMIVLIGLCLFIGEKFDFNRFLLRRAFADRRLARTVLQQIIAESSDAVIVFDDQLNIIEASQSTELHWQRGNAKGSRLGDCIPSDLFEAVKRMVTAYGLDQGKSLTQTVHFSTEAGDETRYFEAALTLSPRILHLESGRTDHSSFVGSLIVRDQTAQRLHELELLRLSQTDELTGLLNRREFASRLGNQDTPVIVAAIGFHRFEVVAKVLGSALSDQLLQALAARLASLPKIHLVGRLGPNSFVVSASLNEEGAATRLIDAIAETFAQPVDLGSSPIPVDVRIGLFRTQTLAEHPSLILDYCAAALESAYKIGSHWWRAFDPELARRQERARKLENDMREGLRRGEFHLLYQPQVDLKTGAVRGAEALLRWDHCDAGPVSPAEFVPVAEASGFIRELGRFALFEACRQASKWPDHMTVAVNVSGIQIQDAGLLEEVQLALLESGLAPKRLHLEITESAFVEGSRAVLDLIGNIRAMGISVALDDFGTGYSSLSYMTAMPLDKLKIDQSFVKRLSTDPASLVIIQSVLSMAHGLNLRAIAEGIETREEWDILKALGCQEGQGYLFGRPMRSEDLVALAIPSDQLHQRLAG from the coding sequence ATGACAACGGGCAGATTGCGAAGCGTTCTATCCTACATTCCGCGCATTGGCCTGATCATGCTGATGCTGCTGATTCCGGTTGGAGCCTTTCGACCCGTCACCGGTCTCGTCGATCAGCTCCTGTCGGATCTTCGCTTCTCCCTGCTTCAGCGAAATGCTTCGCAACAGGTCGTCTTCCTGGCGATCGACAAGGAGAGCCTGGACAAGGTCGGCGTCTGGCCCTGGCCGCGCAGCGTCTATGCCGACATCCTGACTGTTCTTTCACAGTCCGATCCCAAAGATATCTTTTTCGATATTGATTTCAGCACCCCTTCTGCGCCACAGGAAGATGGCAAGCTCGCCGAGGCGTTGGAGAATGCCGGAGGGGGCGTCATTCTCCCCATTTTCAAGCAGCATGCAAAAGCCGCAGAAACCTCGACCGTCGAGCTGACACGTCCGATTGATCAATTTGGAAAAGTGGCCTGGCCGGCCTTCGCCAATGTCGAGCTTGATGATGCGGGTCTCGTCAGCCATTTTTCCACATCCGACCAAGCGGACGGTCTTCGTGTGCAATCGGTTGCAGCGGCTCTGGCCAGCTACAGCGGCAGGGATGGCGTCTTTCCAATCGACTTTTCCATTCGGCCGTCGACCGTCCCGACCTATTCCGTTTCCGATCTACTGTCTGGAAAGGTTCCGCCCTCGCGGCTGGACGGCAAGACCGTGGTCATCGGTGCCTATGCGACCGAACTCAAGGACATTTATCCGGTCCCGGTTCACGGAGCGCTGGCTGGCCCACTGATCCATATTCTGGCGACAGAAACCATTTTGCAGAACCGCCTGCTGACGGCGCCAGACCAGCATGGCGCCGAACTGTTTCTGGCCGCAATGGTCGTCGTCCTTGCACTGGCTGCGCGTAGGGCCTCGGTTCTGGTGGCGCTCGCAGCCGCCGGACTTGCGGTGCTTGGCGTGGAAGCCGCAGCATTCTGGGTCCAGCAATCGGGCCGGATGTATCTTGAGACGGGTCAGATCTGGATGATCGTCCTGATCGGACTTTGTCTCTTTATCGGCGAGAAATTCGATTTCAATCGCTTTCTGCTGCGTCGCGCCTTTGCGGACCGCCGTCTGGCGCGCACGGTCCTGCAGCAGATCATCGCGGAAAGCTCGGATGCCGTCATCGTCTTCGATGATCAGTTGAACATCATCGAGGCCAGCCAGTCGACCGAATTGCACTGGCAGCGCGGCAACGCGAAAGGGTCGCGGCTTGGTGATTGCATCCCATCCGATCTCTTTGAGGCAGTGAAGCGAATGGTCACCGCCTATGGGTTGGACCAGGGCAAATCGCTTACGCAGACCGTGCATTTCTCCACCGAGGCTGGAGACGAGACCCGGTATTTCGAAGCGGCGCTGACACTCTCACCGCGCATCCTCCATCTTGAAAGCGGTCGTACCGATCATTCCTCCTTTGTCGGCAGTCTGATTGTCCGGGACCAGACGGCCCAGAGACTGCACGAGCTGGAGCTTCTGCGCCTTTCACAGACCGACGAATTGACGGGCCTGCTCAACCGCCGGGAATTTGCTTCGCGCCTCGGCAATCAGGATACGCCTGTCATCGTCGCGGCCATCGGTTTTCACCGCTTCGAGGTGGTCGCCAAGGTGCTGGGCAGTGCGCTCTCCGACCAACTGCTACAGGCCCTAGCAGCACGCCTGGCTTCGCTGCCGAAAATCCATCTGGTGGGACGGCTTGGCCCCAATTCCTTTGTGGTGTCTGCATCGCTGAATGAAGAGGGCGCCGCGACAAGGCTTATCGACGCCATCGCTGAAACCTTCGCGCAGCCTGTCGATCTCGGATCATCGCCCATTCCGGTAGATGTCAGGATCGGTCTCTTTCGAACACAGACCCTTGCCGAACATCCTTCGCTCATTCTCGATTATTGCGCGGCAGCATTGGAGAGTGCTTACAAGATCGGCAGCCATTGGTGGCGCGCATTCGATCCGGAGCTCGCCCGTCGCCAGGAACGGGCGCGCAAGCTCGAAAATGACATGCGCGAAGGCTTGCGACGCGGAGAGTTTCATCTTTTGTATCAGCCCCAGGTGGACCTGAAGACCGGTGCCGTGCGTGGCGCGGAGGCGCTTTTGCGCTGGGATCATTGCGATGCCGGGCCGGTTTCGCCCGCAGAATTCGTTCCGGTGGCGGAAGCCAGTGGGTTCATCCGCGAACTCGGGCGCTTTGCCCTGTTCGAAGCCTGCAGACAGGCAAGTAAATGGCCGGACCACATGACGGTTGCCGTAAACGTGTCCGGTATCCAGATCCAGGACGCTGGCCTCCTGGAGGAGGTGCAGCTGGCCCTTCTGGAAAGCGGCCTCGCGCCGAAGCGGCTGCATCTGGAAATTACCGAATCCGCCTTCGTGGAGGGTTCGCGCGCAGTTCTGGACCTGATCGGAAACATCCGCGCCATGGGCATTTCAGTCGCGCTGGACGATTTCGGCACCGGCTATTCAAGCCTCAGCTACATGACCGCGATGCCGCTCGACAAGCTGAAGATCGACCAGTCCTTCGTGAAGCGGCTTTCCACCGACCCCGCAAGCCTCGTCATCATCCAGTCCGTGCTGTCCATGGCACATGGGCTGAACCTGCGGGCAATCGCCGAAGGCATAGAAACACGTGAGGAATGGGACATCTTGAAAGCTTTGGGCTGCCAGGAAGGACAGGGTTACCTGTTTGGTCGGCCGATGCGGTCTGAGGATCTGGTTGCACTCGCCATCCCGAGCGATCAGCTGCATCAGAGGCTCGCCGGATAA